The genomic interval TGTAGTCTACTCGGTCAGTCATCCATCCCGCTCGGCCTGCACTGTGGTCTTAGCCTCTTTTAGGTTTTCGGCCAACACCTTGAACTCCTTGTTTTTAATCTCCAAGTCCTTGATGGCCCGGAGCTTCCTGGTGTTAGCCAAACTCAGCTTCGTCTTAGAAGAGCTAACATGTTTCTCTAGTCGAGCCAGTTGGATAGCCTACTCAGAGTTTTTCTTTTTCTCGGCCTTCAGTTGCTTGGAGCTTGTACCCAGATCAGCTCTTAATTGAGCCAATTCAGCGTTCAGTTGTTCCAACTACGCCTAGAAAGCTGATGCCTGGCCGCTCGGAGCACGCAGCTTTTtaacttcctcctccaaaaagaCAAGTCGTTGGCACATGACtaagctctccacccagtactgcaagaAAGCGAAGACATTTATTAAGAGCTAAGCGGTGACAATAATAAATACAAAGTAGTTACCCTAGTAGACATCTGAGTATGACTATTAACGAGCGCCCCCGAGGGCGTGACCGCCGCACGGGCATGAGCGTCAACCCAGATTTGTGCAAGTGGCCCCCGGATGATTATTTGATGCTTTGGAGCTCGGGACTCAGCGCTTGCAGTGTCGCGCCACTCATCCGTGGGTAGGTGGATGATTGCAATTATGTGGCGTTGGCCACTTGGAACAATTGGGGCTGAGATTACCCTACCAGTTGTCTGGGACGTTTGCGCCGACCGGATGGAAGATTTCTGAATCTTCGGTGGTATAAAGGGCATGGGCGATGCAATGATTGTCCCTTTGGGCAACCCAGATAAGGATGGTGTGCGATCGAACGAAGGCGACGTATGTGTTGCGGCCATCGCTTGCTTGGGCACTGGCGTGGAGGTTATGCCCCGCTCGGATGTAGGACGCGGACTGGTCCTGGATGGAGTCTGTGAAGCTGACGTAGAAGAGCGGGCAATCATCTCCACTCGGCATCTCTTTCGGCTTATTAATGGCTCCCCAGAAGAAGCCGATTCCGAGCCCTCGCCTACGGCAATTATCGGAGGATGCTCGGGTGGAGGACTCACTACAACCGTTGTCTCACCGCCAATCGTATGGTTGGTCGCTCCGCTTCCTTAGGTTGCGGCCTCTGCACTCTCCCCGAGCGGGTCTTCTTGTGAGTCGATCGGTGGTAGACTACAGCTCTCCAACTCAGCTATGACTGCCGCGTTTATCTCAGCATCTGTGAGCTTGGCTTTGCCGGCTAAACAAGCGCGCAATATGACTTCGGCTGcgaaagaaaggaaaaaatctGTTAGATTCAAAAATTAAGCCAAGAAAGAGCGTACCTAGGCTGCACGGGAGCCTTGTGCGGATCAAGCTCAGACCAAACACGTATAGGACACCCTCCAACAGCAACTTGTGTATATGATACTTCTAACCGGTCAAACAGGAAGCTGCGTGAAGGTAGTCCGAGcgactcttgtatttcttgagctctgGAGGATTCAACGCCTCTATTTGTCATCTGGTCAGGAAGTCCGACCGCTCGGGAAAGTGAACAAAAAAGTTATAtttcttccaatgtttattggaggatgacatcttatcaaagaaaacaAGGTCCACTCGAGTTTAGAAGAGAAAAGTCCCCAACTCGGACAACTTgagatagtagaagtagtggaagagtcGAGGAGTAAAGGGAATGTCATGCAGGCGGAATAGAACAATGATCCCGCACATTAGCTGAAAGGAATTTGACACCAATTGATGTAAGgaaatacgaaaatatttacaaactacCGAGAAAAAAGGGTTGATCGCGAATCATACATCGACGGTAAATTGGTCCCGGAAGAAACAAAAGAAGACCGGAGGTGGCTCGTTTGAGCAATCAAAAGCTGAAGGAAGGCCAATTTGGTAGCCAGAGGGAATTTCAAAAACATCTCTTAAACTCTCAGCATCGCCTCCATCAAACCTGGACTCAATGGATGTATATCAGAGTACAGGGACGGAGGCGGTAGGCTGGGAAGAGCTTGCCATCAGAGTAGTGGTGGGAAATCAAGGAGTTCGATTGAAAGAAACAAAATATGTCATGAACACTAGACAAATTCAATGGAGGGAACGTGAAGGCTTACTAGGAAGGCTGCTAGGATCGTCGAAGAAGATACAGGGGGTGGTGGCACTGATGCTCCTTCGCGAAGACGAAATCGCAACGAAGAAGAAAATGCCAAGTACAGAAAATGACAAAGCAAGCGCGCTTATAAGCCTGCGGCCGATCGACCTCAGTCGTCCGATCTAGCTTCACGAAAACCTAGATGAAGATCCGATCATTGATTTTGAAACGGCACACGTCTTGGGACAGGCGAATATTCACCTATCACATCAAGCGTGTGGCGACAGTAGTTGACATGTGGCATTCAGTCATCAGACGTATTTAATGAGCTTAATTACAAAAGGTATGATCTCGTACTCGACCATAATCATCAAGGATTTGCACGGTCTTCAAGATATTTGGATGACATCAACCTACTCCGCGCTCACTCGAGgaaaaagaatttttttcaagTGTTCGTACTCATCCTCCCGATTGGCGCAAGGAACGAGCCACAAGATTGAACCCTGCATCAACATAGTGAAACCGAGCGACGTCGGCTATCGGTCCGATCCAAGATTGCAAATCGGGCATAGTTCGATCGGACAATGGAGCGTtcgggccgagcggacctcaaattcactaaaaacacattttgtccagtcagtcggatttGCAGTCTCTTTCGACTAGATttaaaggggaggcttgtgatgcggtgataagaagAGCCTACCTGGCGCAAGTCAATTGCCACGTTGAAGGAAAGTCAAAGAGGTCAATGCGTAAGGGTAAGCAAGGTACAGTGTGGGTGCCTTGGCCGATCGGAGGGATTACTGTCCTGTCGGCCAGACGGTTAGCAGCCGATACTCTAATTAATTGACCCGTCGAATGGGCAAGGAGCCTATGCCGAACAGGCTTGTAATACGGGTCGATCGGGGCTTCCAATCGTCTCTGAGTACGACATTGGACTTGTACTCATAAACGGATCGTCCGATCGGCGCAAGGAATAACACTACGCAAAGAGGGAAAGATAATTAATAAGGGGAAGGAAAAACAAAGAGGAACACGACATCTGTTAATAAATGTGTAGAAGACAAGACAAAGATGTCTTCGGTTTGTCATTAAACCACACCATTCACACCATTAAATAAGTACGGTGTTGGCATTGTACTCATAAATGGACCGTCCGATCAGCGCAAGGAATAACACTACACAAGAGGGAAAGATAATTAATAAGGGGAAGGAAAAACAAAGGGGAACACGACATCTATTAATAAATGTGTAGAAGACAAGACAAAGATGTCTTCGGTGTGTCATTAAACCACACCATTCACACCATTAAATAAGGAAAGACGAAAGGTCATCCAGAAAGGTATAAAAAGAGTCTACAAGTATGAGGAACATGCAAGAAAAATATTTCTGAGTTCTACGATTCTCTACTTTCTTATTCTCTTCCCCGACCCTAttttaacttgagtgtcggaggaccaacgccagggaccccttccaTGGTTTTGTTTTGTAGGATCATCGAAGTCTTCTTCCTGTCAGTGGTCACCTCATTCCCGGTTTTCCAGCTTCCTTCATTCGGACAAGATCAGaatattagtaaataaatttgGTGTTCAGCTtagtaagagtttgtttatgttcgttcaatatacataagatcaattaaatgaacaagcttgaacaactcgtttaattaaattaacaaactTGAATACATATGTATTTATCTCGTTAACGTTcctgaacaacgttcgtgaatatatttgtgaataatatttatgaataatactcatgaataatattcataaataatgtTCATAAATTATATTCAAGGATGGACTCTAGCCCcaccttaaaaaaaaattaataactattatatttattaatatcTTTTTATTTAATCCCACGATTAATTTATGGATAGTTTTTTTTCCTTATCTTAAATTTCACTGgttcaaaataaatttattttgatttgaaataactaaattaaaattgaataaaatTTAATGAGTTAACTtaattatcattatttttttcttttatttcttatcCCATCATAACCTACTCCTCATCGAGCAGCACCCTTTACCATCTTTTAACCACAACAACAGCTAGCTTTTAACCAGCCAATAACTATTCTTCTAAGGTTTTATTATATCAATTATTCTTAGCCTTATCTAAATTTGGATCCTAGCTACGTccctaaataaaatatttatgaacttactaaataaataaacaaaattcaaaataaaaccaTAACAACAGCTAGCTTTTAACCAGCCAACAACTATTCTTCTAAGGTTTTATTATATCAATTATTCTTAGCCTTAATATTATCAATtctaataactaatcaaataaatttaaaatataaaaaattttaagtaattaaataaatttaaattgaaaactcgataatatctaaatgaataaTCTCAAACCAAACTTAAATTCATAAAaagaaatcaaaatcaaatataactaattattttaacaatttgattcattttaatttaatttagcataatttaattattttttaaataaatttaaatatgttaaaaTTTAACTCGGCTAATTTTACTTACAGCCCTACCAATAACTTTTAAATCAGACCGTTCGAGACCGGGAGTATTTCAGAGCTCAACCACAAGAACCAAAAGGCTTCTCaactactattttttttaaattaataaagaGTGATGTCATATTTCTTTTCCACACAAATATCTTTTAATTTATAAATGTGGAAGTTTGACCCGTCAATTATATCGGATTTTGAACTGACAAAATTCCTCCCACCAAGTCGCGAATTTCTTTCTGTATTCCCACTCGCGGAACCGGTTACCCTGTTCGCCACATTCCCAGTCTCACCACCTTACGCAGGATCCCTTACAATCCCACTCGTCGCATAGTTTGTTAGTCCACAATCATGAACCGTCAAGCCGCTTTGCGCAACTAGATGAACGTGTAAGATTTGCGCATTGTGTCTTCGATGAATTGGTTATTGTAGAGGATCGTGCATAGAAACCGCTTCGCTATGGCACAGCTGTAAGGCGGTGATCGTACCGCAGTGTCGCCACACTATAACAGCATTGTAACCGTCCGCTTCTCCACCAGATCTGTCGCCGGGCTTCTCTCCCctgacggcggcggcggcgatttTTCTCTGTTCCTCCGCCATGGCATTGCGTCCACCCGTTGTCGCTCTCATAGTCGTCCTACTTCTACTTTCAGTGGCGGATCTTGCTTCCTCGGAAATCTCGCCGTCGCCCTCGCCGACCGCCGGTGGCCCGATCCGGTCGCCTCCTGCACCCCCTCCGGTGATTTCTTCCTCACAGACTCCTCTCTCTTCTCCACCGCACAAAACCCCTCTGTCTCCACCTCCCGAGGCGCCGTCCCAGACCCCGATCCCACCCACGGCAAGGATCCCCGCGCCAGCGCCCAGCGACGCGGTCCCGGGTGCGGCAGCCAGCGAGAGCGCAACGGGTGATCAGGGAGGAGGCAGCGATATGGGCGGGAGGAAGAAAGCGGCGATCGCGGTGGGTTTGATACTGGCGGCGGGGCTCCTCGCGGCCGCGGCGGCTGTCTACAAGAAACGCCGTGACAACGTCCGGCGGTCCAGGTACAGCCACGCCACTCGCAGAGACATTCTTTGAGATTCGTAGAACGAAAACCATGGACTCTTCCAGAAGATTGAGTTTCAATTCTTTTCGTTTTAGATTATGCGAAGATTTTTTTTCTCAGTGTCCCGAGATGCATATATTCACTAGGCATTATATACATAGTTTGATTCGGTTATGTCTTTGCTATAAATTCGTTCTGCGTTCTTTCTGTTCATCGCCTTGTGATGATGATACATAGTTCGATTCGGTCATTTCTTTGTCATAAATTTGTTCTGCGTTCTTATTGTTCATCATCTTGTGATGATATTTCTAGGAGGATGAAGTAATAGAGGGCTGACTATGAAGTCAATTTTACGTTGATTTTGCGTTAACTATTGAATCAATCAAACCCCGAAACACATAACTTGTTCATTTAAGTTCTTTGATCTCTTTCTTTGCCATTCATTTGCTATTCTTTATTTAACTCCGTATGTCATATAAACTATTATGTATCGACTAGGAAAAtatctttttaatttttacaaGCTTTTGTGTATCGAGTAGATGATGCAAATTGTAATTAAATTatcaaaaaaggaaaaagagagggaaaaaaaaaggaaagaagtaAAGAAACAACCTGTATGTCATCAAACAATGCTTGACGTGGGTCCGTGAGCTATGCCTAACATGGGCCCGTGATCTAGTCGAGCTATGCCTGACAATGGGCTGGGCCTGGTTGGCCCATGACTGAGCCCGCTGCACCATttaatattttaagaaataaataattaaataatttaaaataaaaatttcttttaattttagaaatagagGAAAATgagaaattataaaaaatatacacaaaaattatttgttttttttttcctttcctgaTATGATCAATCTATATTTTAACACTTTATCTgcaattaaaacaagaattaaactctATTATCTATGCTAAACAAGACACAGTCCCTTTCTAAGTCTCTCTCCTAACTTACCATCATAAATCTAAAATAGTATTTTTGGTTGGAAGACGGATTTAGTGGGTAAggtgtttaattatttttatgaataaacgataatttttaattaattaaaaatatttaacgcttttttataaaataaaaatataaagtgTATAAAACTCCAACACTATTTACAATTTAATATTTACTATACAATTTAACTCCACTGGAGAATCCTGTCGACTCGTTCCTCCATTAAATGCCCATAAGGAAATGGGAAAAAGCTACTGTTAATTAATGGCGGATAAGGAGAGAGAGGGAGAGCGGCATCAGTTACAGAAGGAGTTGAGAAGTCGACATGCTCTGAAACCACCTGCGTCCTTTTCCTCTTTTTACATCGCACTTATTATTACTGCGCCGCGGTTAAAGCACCAGTAGAGGAAACCAGAAGCAGACAAAGCCCTCCGACCACCATCCTCACGCAGAGTGAGTAGAGACAGAAAGGGGGGAGAGAGATGGAGAGGTTTCCGTCCCTCCAAGTggagtgaagaagaagagaaggagatggcGCCGATGGAGAAAACGAGTGATTTGCCGTCTCTTATTTAGCATagaaagaggaggaggaggagtccTATTGAGTCGTCGCTCGGATTTCCCAGCCGTCGCCTCTTTGGTGGCTCCCTGCTATTGTTGCTTCTGTGCATATAAAGAACTGGGAAGAGGGGATGTCGGTGGCGGAGGAAGAGTTGAAGGTGGTAACTCGGGAAGGGATAAATGTtggtgaggaggagaaggatgagggAGTCGACGCCGACAAGCTTAGCTATGAGATTTTTTCTATTCTCGAGAGCAAATTTCTCTTCGGCTACGACGACCACAAGCTCTGGGTCCCAAAGGCGCCGCCTTCGCAGGGCTACGGCACCGGCGATCCGGCGGCGCCAGATGTCAGGAGCCAGAGGGGCAAGGTCTGCTTGCTCTGCATcgatggcggcggcggcggcggcatgaGGGGGATCCTCCCCGGAAAAGCCCTCGCTTATCTCGAGCAGGCGCTCAGGTCCAAGTCTGGCGACCCGGACGCGAGAATCTCCGATTACTTTGACATTGCAGCAGGAACCGGCGTCGGGGGCGTCTTTGCCGCCATGCTCTTCTCCACCTGTGATGGCCTCCGTCCGCTCTTCTGCGCGGACGATACTTGGCGCTTCCTCTCCGACCATGGAAACAGGCTCTTGGGCAAGGCGCCGCCCTCGTCCCCATCTTCCTCGTCCTCGTCTTCTCCTGGTTTTCTCTGCGGCGTCTTCCGCGGCGGGGGTCGTGGCGGTGGGGCGTCCTC from Zingiber officinale cultivar Zhangliang chromosome 6B, Zo_v1.1, whole genome shotgun sequence carries:
- the LOC121990791 gene encoding proline-rich receptor-like protein kinase PERK8, yielding MALRPPVVALIVVLLLLSVADLASSEISPSPSPTAGGPIRSPPAPPPVISSSQTPLSSPPHKTPLSPPPEAPSQTPIPPTARIPAPAPSDAVPGAAASESATGDQGGGSDMGGRKKAAIAVGLILAAGLLAAAAAVYKKRRDNVRRSRYSHATRRDIL